A region of Dictyoglomus sp. NZ13-RE01 DNA encodes the following proteins:
- a CDS encoding ABC transporter ATP-binding protein: MEILKVENLKAYYVASLYGIRRNVKAVDGINLSIKENEIFGIAGESGCGKSTLLKVLVGLIKPPLTLLSGRVVYKLGDEEIDITHIPKENLDSIRWKKMSYIPQGSMSVLNPTRKIIKTFEDVINTHGNNLVNKDYKKFIEEHIKALGLPVEVLNSYPHQLSGGMRQRVTIALATLLKPYIIFADEATTALDVVVQRGVIQLLKKIQSEYKNTLVIVTHDMAVHANIADRIAIMYAGKIVEVGKTEDIFKLPKHPYTKYLIESLPKIGDKSPRVSAPGSPPSLLNPPPGCRFHPRCPYAMDICKEKIPELVEVENGHKVACFLYSREVEEI, translated from the coding sequence ATGGAAATATTAAAGGTAGAAAATTTAAAAGCATACTACGTAGCCTCGTTATATGGAATAAGAAGAAATGTAAAAGCAGTAGATGGTATTAATTTAAGTATTAAAGAAAATGAAATTTTCGGTATCGCAGGAGAATCAGGCTGTGGAAAAAGTACCCTTCTCAAGGTTTTAGTAGGCTTAATAAAACCCCCTTTAACGCTCCTTAGCGGTAGAGTTGTTTACAAACTTGGAGATGAAGAGATAGATATCACACATATTCCAAAAGAAAATTTAGATTCCATTAGGTGGAAAAAAATGTCCTATATCCCTCAAGGTTCAATGAGTGTTCTTAATCCTACCAGGAAAATTATTAAAACCTTTGAGGATGTAATAAATACCCACGGAAATAATTTAGTTAACAAAGATTACAAAAAGTTTATAGAGGAACATATAAAAGCTTTAGGTCTCCCAGTAGAAGTTTTAAACTCCTATCCTCATCAATTATCTGGTGGAATGAGACAGAGGGTTACTATTGCCCTTGCAACATTATTAAAACCTTATATTATCTTTGCTGATGAGGCTACAACTGCCTTAGATGTAGTAGTTCAAAGGGGGGTTATTCAACTCTTAAAAAAGATTCAATCAGAATATAAAAATACTTTAGTAATAGTTACCCATGATATGGCGGTACATGCTAATATTGCGGATAGGATTGCTATTATGTATGCAGGAAAAATTGTTGAAGTAGGAAAAACAGAGGATATATTTAAGCTTCCAAAACATCCCTATACTAAGTATCTTATTGAATCTCTTCCTAAAATTGGTGATAAGTCTCCTCGAGTAAGTGCACCAGGCTCTCCTCCATCCCTTTTAAATCCTCCTCCTGGCTGTAGATTTCATCCTCGCTGTCCTTATGCAATGGATATTTGCAAAGAGAAAATACCAGAATTGGTTGAGGTAGAGAATGGACATAAGGTTGCTTGTTTTCTCTACTCAAGGGAGGTAGAAGAGATATGA
- a CDS encoding peptide ABC transporter substrate-binding protein, whose translation MKKLSFTIVLILLLSLLGSSVTFSQILPNLPRNETLIVDALHGRLANPKDFNFWKPGVSVGNGTQQMLLDGLWYLDPQTGKTINALAQEAPIYDKDFKKMTVKLRKGIYWSDGKPFTADDVVFTVEYLMKNPGMSYSAQFNTYVSKVYKTDDYTVVFELKNPTPAFHHIFTSLVYSTCYIMPKHIFEKVEDPLKFEFNPPVSLGPYVLKDYDPQGYWWLFERRNDWRRTSVGLLYGMPRPKYVLFIYYGPDEKKVIAQTKHELDLIFDLTPEAWEVLRKGNPYSRVWYKDFPWAWMDDVRARIMAMNLEKFPYNNKDVRWALTLAIDIVDVVTSGFGGISRVNPLYMCATQSLLKEYYAPLEDWLKDFALEDGFKPWDPTVPYRIADFAKSKGYKIKGEPREIFGYGWWKYAPDEAEKLLVKNGFKKVGGKWYLPDGKPWKITITAPANFEIHATRLAFAVADQWRKFGIDTTVETVEAGPFWTKWNIGDFDVGSYWAVPATDVYPFLQGFHSKFYKPTGEVATTNQIRWKSKKTDDILDKLVKLQPEDPKAKELVMDFIKVFVEEMPHPITIINLKFSAQDHYYWTNYPSADNPYMAPVWWWGQFKFILPFIRSTGRK comes from the coding sequence ATGAAAAAGTTATCTTTTACTATTGTTTTGATTCTTTTACTTTCCTTGTTAGGTAGTTCTGTTACATTTTCTCAGATACTTCCCAATTTACCACGCAACGAAACCCTCATTGTAGATGCTCTTCATGGTAGATTAGCAAATCCTAAGGATTTTAACTTCTGGAAGCCAGGTGTTAGTGTAGGAAATGGTACTCAGCAAATGCTTTTAGATGGATTATGGTATCTTGATCCTCAAACAGGAAAAACTATAAATGCTTTAGCGCAAGAAGCACCCATTTATGATAAGGATTTCAAAAAGATGACAGTAAAGCTAAGAAAGGGAATTTATTGGAGCGATGGAAAGCCTTTTACAGCGGATGATGTAGTTTTTACTGTGGAATATCTAATGAAAAATCCTGGAATGAGCTATAGTGCCCAATTTAATACCTATGTATCTAAGGTTTATAAAACTGATGACTATACAGTAGTTTTTGAGTTAAAGAATCCAACTCCTGCATTTCACCACATATTTACTTCCTTGGTCTACTCCACATGCTATATTATGCCAAAGCATATATTTGAAAAAGTAGAGGATCCTTTGAAGTTTGAATTTAATCCTCCTGTTTCTCTTGGACCCTATGTTCTTAAGGATTATGATCCACAAGGATATTGGTGGCTCTTTGAAAGGAGAAATGATTGGAGAAGAACCAGTGTTGGATTATTATATGGAATGCCAAGACCAAAGTATGTACTATTTATCTACTATGGTCCTGACGAAAAGAAAGTTATTGCACAAACAAAACATGAATTAGATCTAATCTTCGATCTAACTCCAGAAGCATGGGAGGTTTTAAGAAAGGGCAATCCCTATTCAAGAGTTTGGTATAAAGACTTTCCATGGGCATGGATGGATGATGTAAGGGCAAGAATAATGGCAATGAACTTAGAAAAATTCCCATATAACAATAAAGATGTAAGATGGGCACTGACATTGGCTATAGATATTGTAGATGTGGTTACTTCAGGATTTGGTGGAATCTCAAGAGTCAATCCACTATATATGTGTGCTACACAGTCTCTGTTAAAGGAATATTACGCTCCTCTTGAGGACTGGCTAAAGGATTTTGCCTTAGAAGATGGATTTAAACCTTGGGATCCAACCGTCCCATATAGAATTGCGGATTTTGCAAAAAGTAAAGGCTACAAAATAAAAGGAGAGCCAAGGGAGATTTTTGGATATGGTTGGTGGAAATATGCACCAGACGAAGCAGAAAAACTATTAGTAAAGAATGGATTTAAGAAAGTTGGTGGAAAATGGTATCTTCCCGATGGTAAGCCTTGGAAAATTACCATAACTGCCCCTGCAAACTTTGAAATCCATGCTACAAGATTAGCCTTTGCAGTTGCAGATCAATGGAGAAAGTTTGGTATAGATACTACTGTGGAGACTGTAGAGGCAGGACCATTCTGGACGAAGTGGAATATTGGTGATTTTGATGTAGGCTCCTATTGGGCAGTCCCAGCTACAGATGTATATCCCTTCCTCCAAGGATTTCATTCTAAATTCTATAAACCTACAGGAGAAGTTGCTACAACTAACCAAATAAGATGGAAGAGTAAGAAAACAGACGATATTCTTGATAAACTAGTAAAATTACAACCAGAAGATCCAAAGGCGAAAGAACTTGTTATGGATTTCATTAAAGTTTTTGTTGAGGAAATGCCTCATCCTATCACAATAATAAACTTGAAATTCTCCGCTCAGGATCACTATTACTGGACAAACTATCCATCCGCAGATAACCCTTACATGGCTCCTGTATGGTGGTGGGGTCAATTTAAGTTTATTCTACCATTTATAAGAAGTACTGGAAGAAAATAG
- a CDS encoding type II restriction endonuclease subunit R has translation MIEIFEDRKLVEKIKKRLPYLFQIAELESSRAGKIGMEIGSIRERIIVALLIYKFGEENVETEIPITEPEVDVKLFGEPISIKTITSKKLSGVKLTWTVDAQKAKEFMENYYPRCDILLVQINWNDIGGFYHIPLAVQKGTFKQLGREFYIKPPKSGTNPRGIEINKDALTTLVKDSETRCIPIEWRRTKIELNPYKRWVDLWRDE, from the coding sequence ATAATAGAAATATTTGAAGATAGAAAACTTGTTGAGAAAATTAAAAAACGCCTGCCCTATTTGTTTCAAATTGCAGAACTGGAAAGCTCAAGAGCAGGTAAAATAGGTATGGAAATTGGCTCAATTCGTGAACGAATAATAGTTGCATTGCTCATTTATAAATTTGGTGAGGAAAATGTTGAAACAGAAATTCCTATAACAGAACCAGAAGTAGATGTAAAATTATTTGGAGAACCAATATCAATTAAAACAATTACGAGTAAAAAATTAAGTGGAGTTAAACTAACTTGGACTGTTGATGCCCAAAAAGCAAAAGAATTTATGGAAAATTATTACCCACGCTGTGATATTTTACTTGTACAAATAAACTGGAATGATATTGGAGGATTCTATCATATTCCCTTAGCAGTACAGAAAGGGACTTTTAAGCAATTAGGTAGAGAATTTTATATAAAACCTCCTAAATCAGGTACAAATCCCAGAGGTATTGAAATCAATAAAGACGCGCTCACAACTTTAGTAAAAGATAGTGAAACGAGATGCATTCCGATAGAATGGAGAAGAACAAAAATAGAGCTAAATCCATATAAAAGATGGGTTGATCTCTGGAGGGACGAATAA
- a CDS encoding peptide ABC transporter ATP-binding protein: MKDNKLLSVENLTKVFVIGGRFLGTKLVAVNHEYFDMPLKNPEILTIAGESGCGKTTLARMILGIIEPTSGKIYYKGKNITKISSKEEKLAFMKEVQPIFQNPFESFNPLKRVDSYLFETALNFKTAMDRNSAYDTIDRNLQAVGLSLREIEKRYPHELSGGQLQRVSIARALITNPSLLVADEPVSMVDASLRMSIVNLFKDLKENYKVSVIYITHDLATAYYISDRIAIMYRGNIIEFGPVEKVMLSPLHPYTKLLIESVPEPDIEKRWKGEIKLSAIEAKEFAKLGCKFSERCPDAEDICHKLEPEKVFVDDRIVMCHKYSK, encoded by the coding sequence ATGAAGGATAATAAACTTCTTTCTGTAGAAAATTTAACGAAGGTTTTTGTTATTGGAGGAAGATTTTTAGGAACAAAGTTGGTAGCAGTAAATCATGAATATTTTGATATGCCCCTGAAAAATCCTGAAATTCTTACTATAGCTGGAGAAAGTGGTTGTGGAAAAACTACTTTGGCTCGTATGATTTTAGGAATTATAGAACCAACTTCTGGAAAAATTTATTATAAAGGGAAGAATATTACAAAAATATCCTCAAAAGAAGAAAAATTAGCCTTTATGAAGGAGGTCCAACCAATATTCCAAAATCCTTTTGAATCCTTTAATCCCTTGAAAAGAGTAGACTCATACTTATTTGAAACAGCTTTAAACTTTAAAACTGCAATGGATAGAAACTCAGCCTACGATACTATTGATAGAAATTTGCAAGCGGTTGGACTGAGTTTAAGAGAGATAGAAAAAAGATATCCTCATGAACTTTCAGGAGGACAACTTCAAAGAGTATCCATAGCAAGAGCTCTCATCACAAATCCATCCTTACTGGTAGCGGATGAACCTGTCTCTATGGTGGATGCTTCTCTAAGAATGTCTATTGTGAATCTTTTTAAAGATTTAAAGGAAAATTATAAGGTTTCTGTTATATATATAACTCATGATCTTGCTACAGCCTACTACATAAGTGATAGAATAGCTATAATGTATAGGGGGAATATAATAGAGTTTGGACCTGTAGAAAAAGTAATGCTATCTCCTTTGCATCCCTATACAAAGTTGCTAATAGAATCAGTTCCTGAGCCAGATATTGAGAAGAGATGGAAGGGTGAAATAAAGCTTTCCGCTATAGAGGCAAAAGAGTTTGCTAAATTGGGATGTAAATTTTCAGAAAGATGTCCTGATGCAGAGGATATATGCCATAAATTGGAGCCTGAAAAGGTCTTTGTAGACGACCGTATTGTAATGTGTCATAAATATAGTAAATAG
- a CDS encoding ABC transporter permease produces the protein MSNLKKRIFYFIDIILIILALIWTLLPIFWTFITSISEETELTKVPASWFPSHPTFENYWNVFFKKAGTTNAFRVGLMNSFIISTVVSIISVFLGSLAAYAISRLKILSSNIVVFLLLFIQMIPPVILVTSLYVIGSYLKILDTKFYLGLIYLALNLPMAIWILKGYFDTLPKEIEDSALVDGCSPPTVLFRIVIPLSGPALFTTGIFTFIACWGEFLLALVLTDSLASKTMPVTISEFMGRFYVSFNLMATVGIVASIPPILIALAFQRLIIQGLTSGAVKE, from the coding sequence ATGAGTAATTTAAAGAAAAGGATATTTTATTTTATTGATATTATTTTAATTATTCTTGCCCTAATATGGACTCTTCTCCCTATATTCTGGACTTTTATAACTAGTATTTCTGAAGAAACAGAATTAACGAAAGTTCCTGCCAGTTGGTTCCCTTCACATCCTACCTTTGAAAACTATTGGAATGTATTTTTTAAGAAAGCAGGAACTACTAATGCCTTTAGGGTAGGTCTAATGAATAGTTTTATAATAAGCACTGTTGTATCTATAATTTCTGTATTTCTGGGTTCTTTAGCTGCCTACGCTATTTCAAGACTAAAGATTCTATCAAGTAATATAGTAGTCTTTCTTCTCCTATTTATTCAAATGATTCCTCCTGTAATTTTAGTTACATCACTTTATGTCATTGGCTCTTACTTGAAAATTCTTGATACTAAATTTTATCTTGGTTTAATATATCTAGCCCTTAATCTTCCAATGGCTATATGGATTTTAAAGGGATATTTTGATACCCTTCCTAAAGAAATAGAAGATTCTGCTTTAGTAGATGGCTGTAGTCCCCCTACAGTACTATTTAGAATTGTTATTCCACTATCAGGACCAGCACTTTTTACTACCGGGATTTTCACATTTATTGCTTGTTGGGGAGAGTTTTTATTAGCTTTAGTCCTTACAGACTCTTTAGCTTCCAAAACTATGCCTGTCACTATATCTGAGTTTATGGGAAGGTTTTATGTAAGCTTTAATCTTATGGCAACAGTTGGGATTGTAGCATCAATTCCCCCAATTCTTATTGCTTTAGCTTTTCAAAGACTTATAATTCAAGGATTGACTTCAGGTGCTGTTAAAGAGTGA
- a CDS encoding peptide ABC transporter — MFTVFKDLYRNDKKFAFGFTVILILIILVILSFFSPYDPKLWNVVPKDMLPSLKYPLGTNSMGQDIFWNMTHAIKNSLSLGSLTAVISISIGTIVGLIAGYRGGRLDRILMSINDSFIVLPSLPILILLSSILKEHLSIVLIAIILSLFSWPWGGRQVRAIVLSLREREFTYTANFSGMGTMKVVVKEHLPFVIPWVMANFINTILWAIGMETTLSIFGLSSLETPTIGTTIYWAVQYQAIFRGIWWWILTPVVIAVILFISLYMLSVSISNFLDPRTRLQRMIMEEKGGEA, encoded by the coding sequence ATGTTTACTGTATTTAAGGACCTTTATAGGAATGATAAAAAATTTGCCTTTGGCTTTACAGTAATCTTGATTTTGATTATTTTAGTTATTCTCTCCTTTTTTTCTCCATATGATCCAAAACTTTGGAATGTGGTTCCTAAGGATATGCTCCCTTCTCTAAAATATCCATTAGGCACAAACTCAATGGGACAAGACATATTTTGGAATATGACCCATGCTATAAAAAACTCTCTATCCTTAGGTTCTCTAACTGCAGTTATTTCTATTTCAATAGGAACAATAGTTGGGTTGATAGCAGGATATAGAGGAGGAAGATTAGATAGAATCTTAATGTCTATAAATGATAGCTTTATAGTTCTTCCAAGTCTTCCCATACTAATTCTTCTATCTTCTATTCTAAAAGAACATCTAAGCATAGTGCTAATAGCAATAATTCTTTCCTTATTTTCTTGGCCATGGGGTGGAAGGCAAGTAAGAGCCATAGTTCTTAGCTTAAGAGAAAGAGAGTTTACATATACCGCTAATTTTTCTGGCATGGGAACCATGAAGGTGGTAGTAAAAGAGCATTTACCTTTTGTAATTCCATGGGTAATGGCTAATTTTATAAATACAATTCTTTGGGCTATAGGAATGGAAACTACCTTATCCATATTTGGTCTATCCAGCCTGGAGACCCCAACTATTGGGACAACCATTTATTGGGCTGTTCAATATCAAGCTATCTTTAGAGGCATTTGGTGGTGGATTTTAACACCTGTAGTTATAGCAGTGATTTTATTCATTTCTCTTTATATGCTATCAGTAAGTATTAGCAACTTTTTAGATCCAAGAACAAGACTCCAAAGAATGATAATGGAGGAGAAAGGTGGTGAAGCATAA
- a CDS encoding ABC transporter permease, protein MLQKKFGYILIFPSFLVITLVLFYPLIYSLFLSFYQTSVGLGGLKLKFVGLNNYIDVLRSSEWWMSFLRTAYFVFYDIFVGMSLGLGIAILLNKNFRFRGIARTLVLFPYVLPTIVKALMWKWIYNSDYGFLNSLLYQLGIINHYIPWLSEPKLAIHMLIIVNLWEGTPFAIILYLAALQTIPNELYEAAEIDGANSWQIFSKITLPLLMPINLMLIVYKTIATFKIFDIVYALTGGGPGTTTQVVAHLMYSTVFDSLQFGKGASMSFILLIIILVLVYIYTKLFKSEINY, encoded by the coding sequence GTGCTTCAAAAAAAATTTGGATATATTTTAATCTTTCCTTCTTTTTTAGTAATCACATTAGTTCTCTTTTATCCTCTAATTTATTCTTTGTTTCTTTCTTTTTACCAGACATCAGTAGGATTAGGTGGTTTAAAGCTTAAATTTGTAGGATTAAATAACTATATTGATGTTTTAAGAAGTTCTGAATGGTGGATGTCCTTTTTAAGAACAGCATATTTTGTTTTTTATGATATTTTTGTAGGAATGTCTTTAGGTTTAGGAATTGCAATTCTTCTTAACAAAAATTTCAGATTTAGGGGAATTGCAAGGACTTTAGTACTTTTTCCTTATGTTCTTCCTACTATTGTTAAGGCTTTAATGTGGAAATGGATCTATAACTCAGACTATGGATTTCTAAATAGCCTTCTTTACCAATTAGGGATTATTAATCATTATATTCCTTGGCTTTCAGAACCAAAACTTGCCATACATATGTTGATTATTGTTAATCTTTGGGAAGGAACCCCTTTTGCTATTATTTTATATTTAGCAGCCCTTCAAACAATTCCTAATGAGTTGTATGAAGCTGCGGAGATTGACGGAGCAAATAGTTGGCAAATATTTTCCAAGATAACTCTTCCTTTATTAATGCCTATAAATCTTATGCTTATTGTATATAAAACAATAGCAACATTTAAAATTTTTGATATTGTTTATGCTCTTACTGGAGGAGGTCCAGGAACTACAACTCAAGTTGTAGCTCATTTAATGTATTCTACAGTTTTTGACTCTCTACAATTTGGTAAGGGTGCCTCTATGTCTTTTATTCTCTTAATTATTATACTTGTATTAGTTTATATCTATACTAAATTATTTAAGAGTGAAATTAATTATTAG
- a CDS encoding alpha-glucosidase/alpha-galactosidase translates to MVKIAIIGAGSVAFSMRLLQDLNVFKDLAGSTVTFMDIDEDRLNLVYNLAERFKKESGVNLKLEKTTDRKKAIDGADFVINTVKVGGYHFMEKEREIAESLGYYRGVGDRVSDYYGGFAAYEQLNFIMDLAKDVEKISPNAWFLQVSNPVFEGTNLVLRTTGLKVVGFCHGYLELFHLISALGLDKNEVEEQVAGFNHCIFLTKFLYKGENAYPLIDEWIEKKAPELWNSYDYMISPWEYTQLSPASVEMYKLYGLFPIGDTPRSVSPWWFHTDLNEKRKWFPAGGPDSEIGWTMYLYGLKLRLNTMRRIAENPEVPVSSEIPLEESMESIIPFVDSIVNNHRRRLVINVPNNSAIPGIPDDVIVEIPVYVDKNGIEREKIEKIPSRLMLYVLIPRWLRMERILQAFLEGDRTSLILMTMDDPRTKSFEQGKNLVETILSQPWNEKANKHYK, encoded by the coding sequence ATGGTTAAGATTGCTATTATTGGAGCGGGAAGTGTTGCTTTTTCCATGAGACTTTTGCAGGACCTTAATGTTTTTAAAGATCTTGCAGGAAGCACTGTTACCTTTATGGATATTGATGAGGATAGGCTAAACCTTGTTTATAACCTGGCAGAAAGATTCAAAAAGGAATCTGGAGTTAATTTGAAATTGGAAAAGACTACAGATAGAAAAAAGGCTATTGATGGGGCGGATTTTGTAATAAATACGGTAAAAGTTGGTGGTTATCATTTTATGGAGAAGGAAAGAGAGATTGCAGAGAGTTTAGGATATTACAGAGGAGTTGGAGATAGGGTAAGTGATTACTATGGTGGTTTCGCCGCTTATGAACAGCTAAATTTCATAATGGATTTAGCAAAGGATGTGGAGAAGATAAGTCCTAATGCTTGGTTTTTGCAAGTATCTAATCCAGTTTTTGAGGGGACAAACTTAGTTTTGAGAACTACTGGTCTGAAAGTGGTAGGATTTTGTCATGGATATTTAGAATTGTTCCATTTGATAAGTGCTTTAGGACTGGATAAAAATGAGGTGGAAGAGCAGGTAGCAGGATTCAATCACTGCATCTTTCTTACAAAGTTCCTATACAAAGGGGAAAATGCATATCCTTTAATAGATGAGTGGATAGAAAAGAAGGCACCTGAGCTCTGGAATTCTTATGATTACATGATATCTCCATGGGAATATACCCAACTTTCTCCAGCCAGTGTAGAGATGTATAAACTATACGGGCTATTTCCTATTGGGGATACTCCAAGAAGTGTATCTCCTTGGTGGTTCCATACAGACCTTAATGAGAAAAGGAAATGGTTTCCAGCAGGAGGACCTGATTCTGAGATTGGTTGGACCATGTATTTATACGGCTTAAAGTTAAGATTAAATACTATGAGAAGAATAGCAGAAAATCCAGAAGTGCCTGTTTCTTCTGAAATACCATTAGAAGAGAGTATGGAATCGATTATACCTTTTGTAGATTCTATAGTGAATAACCATAGGAGAAGATTAGTAATAAATGTGCCAAATAATTCTGCAATCCCAGGCATACCTGATGATGTAATAGTGGAGATACCAGTATATGTAGATAAGAATGGAATAGAAAGGGAGAAAATAGAAAAGATCCCTTCAAGATTAATGCTTTATGTATTGATCCCAAGATGGCTAAGAATGGAAAGGATTTTGCAAGCCTTCTTAGAAGGTGATAGAACAAGCTTGATACTAATGACTATGGACGATCCAAGAACAAAGAGTTTTGAACAGGGAAAGAACTTGGTAGAAACCATCCTTTCTCAGCCTTGGAATGAAAAGGCAAACAAGCATTATAAATAG
- a CDS encoding ABC transporter permease yields the protein MNFLKRYILPRLIQYFVVIFIGITIVFLVPRFTPLDPVVSVMNRMTSYGSMYLDPQALEKLRETMMELYGLKGSVWEQYIKFWGRLFKGDFGPSLSIFPTPVISIIRDSLPWTAGLLIIAALLSWIIGNILGGLAGYYSEKRWSKILSVVAMSIYPIPYYIMALILIILFAYIFPFFPIVGGYSIGMKPSFSISFILNLIKHAFLPALALIIVGIGWWFLSMRSLTSTVKAEDYVIYAEVMGIPRRKILFQYVMKNSLLPQITNLALQIGGIFSGSLVTESVFSYPGLGQVLYMAINNGDFNLMMGIAVFSIVGISTTALLIDLLYPLFDPRVRYR from the coding sequence ATGAATTTTTTAAAGAGGTATATATTACCAAGATTGATACAATATTTTGTGGTTATTTTTATTGGTATAACCATAGTTTTTTTAGTTCCACGCTTTACCCCATTAGATCCAGTCGTTTCAGTTATGAACAGAATGACTTCTTATGGCTCCATGTATTTAGATCCTCAAGCATTGGAAAAATTAAGAGAGACCATGATGGAACTTTATGGTCTAAAAGGTAGCGTTTGGGAACAGTACATTAAGTTTTGGGGAAGGCTTTTTAAGGGAGATTTTGGACCATCTCTTTCTATCTTTCCTACACCAGTAATTTCTATTATAAGAGATTCACTACCATGGACAGCTGGGCTTCTTATTATAGCTGCTTTACTTTCTTGGATAATTGGAAATATTCTTGGAGGGCTTGCAGGTTATTATAGTGAGAAAAGATGGTCAAAGATATTATCAGTAGTCGCTATGAGTATCTATCCCATCCCATATTACATAATGGCTTTAATATTAATTATTCTATTTGCATACATATTCCCCTTTTTCCCCATAGTAGGGGGTTACAGTATAGGAATGAAACCTTCTTTTTCTATTAGCTTTATATTAAACCTCATTAAGCACGCCTTTCTTCCCGCATTAGCCCTCATAATTGTAGGTATTGGTTGGTGGTTTTTGAGTATGAGGTCTTTAACCTCCACTGTAAAAGCGGAGGATTACGTAATTTATGCAGAGGTCATGGGAATTCCAAGAAGAAAAATCCTTTTTCAGTATGTAATGAAAAATAGCTTGCTCCCACAAATTACAAACCTTGCCCTTCAAATTGGAGGAATCTTTAGTGGCTCATTAGTTACAGAGAGTGTTTTTTCGTATCCAGGACTGGGACAAGTTTTGTATATGGCAATAAATAATGGAGATTTTAATCTAATGATGGGGATAGCTGTATTTTCAATTGTAGGTATCTCTACAACCGCTTTACTAATTGATCTACTTTATCCCCTTTTTGATCCAAGAGTAAGATACAGATAG
- a CDS encoding SAM-dependent methyltransferase has protein sequence MRKYQKKEGTRTSIFGSPGRINHDATPFYTSRLYEGLPKEEFVKYSENAIPPQFIDKIFCKSCEKMDELPDNSIHLIVTSPPYNVGKEYDKNLTLNEYREFLRKVWNEAKRVLVPGGRVCINIANLGRKPYIPLHAFIIEDMLDLGFLMRGEIIWNKASSSPSTAWGSWLSARNPTLRDIHEYILIFSKSTFSRENLGRKSTITKEEFLEFTKSVWTFPAESANKVGHPAPFPVELPYRLIQLYTFENEIVLDPFMGSGQTAIAAIKANRHYIGYEINEEYVKLAEKRIKEFILNFNMPKLFEF, from the coding sequence ATGAGAAAATATCAGAAAAAAGAGGGCACAAGAACAAGTATATTTGGTTCTCCTGGAAGGATAAATCATGATGCTACACCATTTTATACTAGCAGATTATATGAGGGGTTACCAAAAGAGGAATTTGTAAAATATTCAGAAAATGCAATTCCACCTCAGTTTATTGACAAGATTTTTTGTAAGTCCTGTGAAAAGATGGATGAATTACCAGACAATAGTATCCACCTAATAGTTACTTCTCCACCATATAATGTAGGAAAAGAATATGATAAAAACCTTACTTTAAATGAATATAGAGAATTTTTAAGAAAGGTTTGGAATGAAGCTAAAAGAGTTCTTGTACCTGGTGGAAGGGTGTGTATAAATATTGCTAATCTTGGAAGAAAACCTTACATCCCACTTCATGCATTTATTATTGAAGATATGCTTGATTTAGGTTTCTTAATGCGTGGTGAAATCATATGGAACAAGGCGAGTAGTAGTCCTTCAACTGCTTGGGGGAGTTGGCTTTCAGCAAGAAATCCCACATTGAGAGATATTCACGAATATATTCTGATATTTTCAAAATCTACATTCTCAAGGGAAAATTTGGGAAGAAAAAGTACAATTACTAAAGAGGAATTTCTTGAATTTACCAAAAGCGTTTGGACATTTCCCGCAGAATCAGCAAATAAGGTTGGTCATCCAGCACCTTTTCCAGTAGAATTACCCTATCGTTTAATTCAGCTTTATACTTTTGAGAACGAAATTGTTTTAGATCCTTTTATGGGTAGTGGGCAAACAGCTATAGCAGCAATTAAAGCAAACCGCCACTATATTGGATACGAAATTAATGAAGAGTATGTAAAATTAGCAGAGAAACGCATTAAGGAATTTATCTTAAATTTTAATATGCCAAAGTTATTTGAATTTTAA